Part of the Prochlorococcus sp. MIT 0603 genome is shown below.
GGTGGCGGAACTCATGGACACCCATGGGGATCAGCTGCTGGTGCAGCTGCCAACCGCGTAGCTTTAGAAGCATGTGTTAAGGCACGTAATGCAGGTAGAGAAATCGAGAAGGAAAGTCGCGACATCCTTATGGAAGCTGCGAAGCATAGTCCTGAGTTAGCTATTGCACTTGAGACCTGGAAGGAGATCAAGTTCGAGTTTGACACTGTAGATAAGCTCGACGTTCAGTAAAAGCAAAATCATGAGGAGGCTTTATGTCTCCTCTGACTTTCCTTCCCAAATAAGTTCCGAATAACTTTATCGGAATACTTTTCTATCCTTTTTAAAAGTTCACCATGCCTTTTCAGAGCACAGTTGGTGACTATCAAACAGTCGCCACCCTGGAGACATTCGGCTTCTTGCCTCCAATGTCACAGGACGAAATTTACGACCAAATTGCTTACATCATTGCTCAGGGTTGGAGCCCTGTGATTGAGCATGTTCACCCCAGTGGTTCCATGCAGACTTATTGGTCTTAT
Proteins encoded:
- a CDS encoding ribulose bisphosphate carboxylase small subunit produces the protein MPFQSTVGDYQTVATLETFGFLPPMSQDEIYDQIAYIIAQGWSPVIEHVHPSGSMQTYWSYWKLPFFGEKDLNVVVSELEACHRAYPDHHVRMVGYDAYTQSQGTAFVVFEGR